ATTTTGCCGATACCATAGGCATTGCCAAGCGCGAGAATGTGGTCGATGTGTCGTTGTTGGAGTTTCATGTGCGCGACCATCTCAACCAGATCGCGCCAAGGGTGATGGCCGTGTTGGATCCCCTAAAAGTGGTCATCACCAACTATCCCGAGCGGGAAGAAGAATGGCTCGAAGCTGAGAACAATCCCGAAGATGAATCCGCCGGTTACAGACAGGTGCCGTTCTCAAGGGAAATCTATATCGAAAAAGACGATTTTCGCGAAGAGGCCAATAGAAAGTTTTTCCGGTTGAAGCTGGGTGGCGAGGTGCGCTTGAAGAACGGCTACATCATCAAGGCCGAAAGCTGCACAAAAGATACCGATGGGAATATTGTTGAGGTGCAGTGTACCTACGACCCCAAAAGTAAAAGCGGCAGTGGCACTGAAGAAAGCATGCGAAAAGTCAAGGGAACCCTGCACTGGGTATCGGTAAAGCATGCCATTACGGCCGAGGTTCGTATGTACGACCGTCTCTTTAACGACCCGACCCCAGATGCACATAAAGACCGGGATTTTATGGAATTTGTGAACCCCGACTCGCTCAAGAAGGTAACGGGTTATCTGGAACCCAGTCTAAAGGAAGCCAAGCCGGGCGACCGTTTTCAGTTTCAACGATTGGGGTATTTTAATGTCGATAAAGATTCCACTGCCGAAAAGTTGGTCTTTAACCGCACCGTGCCCTTGCGAGATACCTGGGCGAAGTTGGAGCAGAAGGATTGATATCATTCCTGCGGAAGCAGGAATCCCTTTGCCGTTTTGAACCTGTTCGCAGATAGGCGGTCAGAAAACAAGAAAATTTTTGCACATACTTCTCGATACGATGCGACTACGGGTCGAATCAGTTGAAGTGACGCCTGACACTTTTTTGTCATTCTGAACGTCAGCGAAAAATTCATGAGAGTTCTCGTGCCTCTGCCGATAACTATCGGGACCGCCCTGTTGAAATGACCAAAAAACCATTGCATAGCCAAACCTTATCCAAATAAATATATCAATCGGTATTTTCTATGAAACCCCGCTGCGTCAAAAGCATTCTGAGGGGTTTTCTTTTTTTGGCAAGGTGTTTCTGTGCATCCGGTCTTAAAACGCCGTTGAATGCGTTTAAAATGAAAAAGCCCCGCTCAAGGCACGGCTTTGCTTCTTATGTCTGTGTTCTCGATTGCGCTCAAACGGACAATGTTCCATTCGAATCAAGAATCAGAACCCTTTTTCTTGTTCTGCGTTTTCATCTGTTCGCCGATCATGTTACTGGCCGTAAACGAGGCCACCATGTTGTTGAGCATATCGCTACCCGCTTGTGGCGAGTTCGGCAACAGAATAAGGTTGGTGTTCGTTTCCTCTCCGATTGCCTGCAGCGTATCGTAATGTTGGGTCACCACGATCAGGGCCGATGCCTCCTGCGAGTTGATGCCCACCTTGTTCAATACCTCAACGGACTCTTCAAGGCCCCGGGCAATCTCACGGCGCTGGTCGGCAATGCCCTGCCCCTGCAAGCGTTTACTTTCGGCCTCTGCCTTGGCCTTTTCAACAATCAATATTCGGGCCGCATCGCCCTCGAACTGGGCGGCGATCTTTTCACGTTCCGAGGCGTTGATGCGGTTCATGGCCGCCTTTACCTGGGCATCGGGGTCGATGTCGGTAACCAGTGTCTTGATGATATCGTACCCATAGTCGAGCATGGCATCTTGTAGTTCAGACTTTACGGCGATGGCGATATCATCTTTTTTGACAAAAACATCATCGAGCTTCATCTTGGGCACTTCAGCACGTACCACATCAAAAACATACGAGGTAATCTGGTCGTGCGGATATTCCAGTTTATAAAAGGCCTCGTACACCTTGCTTCTAATGACCACGTATTGTACCGAAACCTTTAGTTTAACGAACACGTCATCAAGGGTCTTGGTCTCGACAATAACGTCGAGCTGTTGGATCTTAAGGCTCAACCGGCCCGCAATACGATCCACAAGGGGTATCTTCATCTGCAGCCCCGAATTACGGATGCTCTGAAAACGGCCAAAACGTTCCACAATGGCAGCGGTCTGCTGTTTTACCACAAAAAAGGAGGCGAACAGAATGATCAGCCCAAAAAAGATAAACGGAATCAAGAGAAAATTACCCATAGCAAGTGTTTTTAACGGTTGGAAATGAAAAGTACAAAAGTCTTATGGAATATAGGTAGCAACCCAGACACTTTTGTTACACCTAATATTAGTTTTGTTGGAGTTTGTATATTTAGTATCAAAGTAGGTTCTGACTGCCTTATCTGCAAAACCGTATTATTATTTTTTATCTCATGCCCTCACATTCATATTTAGATTTATTAGCACTATACGAAGATGTTGACAAGCTAAGTGAAACCCATTTAAAATTTACAAAAGGAAAAAGAGGAAGAAAAAAACTTGGTTATTTGACCCGTAGCGCAGTGGTTATGCTGTGTGCAGCATGGGAAAGATACAATGAGAATCTTCTTTTAGAGGCAATAGATTTAATTTTGAATAAAGGAATTTCCGCAAACGAATTACCAAAAAAAGTCAAACAAAACATTAGCCGAAAGGTTAAAGAAAACAAAAATGAAGTATATCCAATCGAACTTGCAGACGATGGTTGGAAAAATCTCTGGAAAGGATATGCGGTCAATGATACAGAAGCATTGCACACACCTAATTCAGAAAAACTTGAAGTATTATTTAGAAGAAATCTGGGCATAGAAAATTATACTACTCTTTGGAAATCTGAACACATAGTTCGTATTGATGAACTTGTTAAAGTGCGTGGTGCAATAGCTCACAACGGAAGTAAGGCCAAATATGTGAGAATTAACCAATTAAGAAAATATAGCACATTAGTTAAAGATAATTCGATTGAAATCGATTATAACATTAATCAGTTATTATATAAGGAGTATGGTGTAAAATCTTGGAAAACAACATACTACCTTGATTTCAATGATCAGAAAAAGAATATGTGAAGATTAACATTTAATTGGGTAAGCGTTGAACTTAGTCATATTAACAGAGTTTTGTCCCACGCATTTTCAATTCGCTCTAAACATTCATCCCTCCCCAACAACACCATAATATCAAACAGATGCGGCCCTTTCATATCGCCCACGATGGCCTCTAGCCCAAATTGTTCTTGTCATTTCGACGACGCGAAGCAAGGAGAAATCTATATTGAGATTTCTCACTCCTCACTACGTTCGGGTTTCGAAATGACAGGTTTGGCGTACTGCCAAGTTTCCTTTCCTTGGGGAGAAGGAGCCAAACTTACCCAAGCGTGTTCAGTGCATGTTCAATCCGCCGCAGGCATTCCTCTTTACCCAACAAGGCCATGATATCAAACAGGTGCGGGCCTTTCATATCGCCTACGATGACCAAACGTAGGGGCGGCATCACCTTACCGAACGCGAGCTCTTGGCCGGCGATCCAGTCTTTCACCTGTTTTTCGATGTTGTCAGAAGAGAAATCACCGATGCCGTTCAGTACTTCGCCCACTTGTTTGATGATGTCGGGCGTACCCTCTTTCCACTGTTTTTTCACTGCCTTTTCGTTATAGCTTTCCGGTGCCACAAAGAAGTAATCGCCCAGTTTCCAGAAATCCTGTACAAAGTCGGCCCGTTCTTTGATTAGGGAGACCACTTTTTCCACATAGTTGTGATCCCGAACGGAGTGAGGAATCTCTTGGCGTTCAAGCACCGTCGCAAACAAACTAGCCAACTCCCCATCTCTCTTGCGTTGCAGCCATTGGTGATTGTACCATTTGGTCTTTTCTGGATCAAAACGGGCCCCCGATTTGTTGACACGGTCTAGCGAAAAGGCCTCTACAAGCTCCTGTAACAAGAACACTTCTTGTTCGGTACCGGGGTTCCAGCCCAAAAAGGCAAGAAAATTG
This portion of the Flagellimonas lutaonensis genome encodes:
- a CDS encoding SPFH domain-containing protein codes for the protein MGNFLLIPFIFFGLIILFASFFVVKQQTAAIVERFGRFQSIRNSGLQMKIPLVDRIAGRLSLKIQQLDVIVETKTLDDVFVKLKVSVQYVVIRSKVYEAFYKLEYPHDQITSYVFDVVRAEVPKMKLDDVFVKKDDIAIAVKSELQDAMLDYGYDIIKTLVTDIDPDAQVKAAMNRINASEREKIAAQFEGDAARILIVEKAKAEAESKRLQGQGIADQRREIARGLEESVEVLNKVGINSQEASALIVVTQHYDTLQAIGEETNTNLILLPNSPQAGSDMLNNMVASFTASNMIGEQMKTQNKKKGSDS
- a CDS encoding MAE_28990/MAE_18760 family HEPN-like nuclease; the protein is MPSHSYLDLLALYEDVDKLSETHLKFTKGKRGRKKLGYLTRSAVVMLCAAWERYNENLLLEAIDLILNKGISANELPKKVKQNISRKVKENKNEVYPIELADDGWKNLWKGYAVNDTEALHTPNSEKLEVLFRRNLGIENYTTLWKSEHIVRIDELVKVRGAIAHNGSKAKYVRINQLRKYSTLVKDNSIEIDYNINQLLYKEYGVKSWKTTYYLDFNDQKKNM